One window of the Brevibacterium limosum genome contains the following:
- a CDS encoding sensor histidine kinase gives MLNELLAAEGLTDESDVERIHLLVGDWQLLADLSFADLVLWVPSLSGAYTVLAHARSTTGATLFNRDLIGARATGLEKELLDQASSTRSYVTHVAAAHEMGISAGSSDVDILAEAVPILRNGEAIALVVRYSEEVRRRGSSRLEKFYRETAMALMRMIVQGTFPDRDAPSGARHGEPRVGDGIFILDRDSHVQYASPNAVSLMHRLGYGGEIEGSYLSEVVSSLGAELRQVDETLPLVLTGRAPWRTELEVGRTSVSLRAIPLTDEGERIGAIVLARDVSEIRRRKRELLSRDAMIKEMHHRVKNNLQTVSALLRLQTRRIDSPEAKSALTEAMRRVSIIAVVHDVLSQGVESEVDFDEVVDKGLRLTPELTSPLVHIELKRCGSFGTISSADATSLALAITELITNAIEHGFPTENLEGLEPGETLNGHVWVTPERDGDHLSVTIADDGIGLGETQNPGNGLGTQIVRTLVSADLAGSIQWQPREGGGTVAVLDVPLRPDSYD, from the coding sequence GTGCTCAACGAACTGCTGGCGGCCGAGGGCCTCACGGATGAGTCAGACGTCGAACGCATCCATCTGCTCGTCGGGGACTGGCAGCTGCTGGCCGATCTCTCCTTCGCCGACCTCGTCCTGTGGGTGCCGTCGCTCAGCGGTGCCTATACGGTGCTCGCCCATGCGCGGTCGACGACCGGGGCGACACTGTTCAACCGAGATCTGATCGGGGCTCGGGCGACCGGCCTGGAGAAGGAGCTGCTCGACCAGGCCAGCAGCACCCGCAGCTATGTCACCCACGTCGCCGCGGCCCACGAAATGGGCATCAGCGCCGGATCCTCCGATGTCGACATCCTCGCCGAGGCGGTGCCGATCCTCCGCAATGGTGAGGCCATCGCCCTCGTCGTCAGGTACTCGGAAGAGGTCCGCCGCAGAGGGTCATCACGGCTGGAGAAGTTCTACCGCGAAACGGCGATGGCGCTGATGCGGATGATCGTGCAGGGCACCTTTCCCGACCGTGACGCCCCGTCCGGAGCCCGGCACGGCGAACCGCGGGTCGGTGACGGCATCTTCATCCTCGATCGCGATTCGCATGTCCAATATGCCTCCCCGAACGCCGTATCGCTGATGCATCGTCTCGGCTACGGCGGAGAGATCGAAGGCAGCTACCTCTCCGAGGTGGTCTCGAGCCTCGGCGCCGAGCTGCGTCAGGTCGACGAGACTCTCCCGCTGGTACTCACGGGACGTGCTCCGTGGCGGACCGAACTCGAAGTCGGGCGCACGAGTGTGTCCCTGCGAGCGATCCCGCTGACGGATGAGGGGGAGCGGATCGGTGCGATCGTACTCGCTCGCGACGTCTCCGAGATCCGCCGCCGCAAACGGGAGCTGCTCTCCCGCGACGCTATGATCAAAGAGATGCACCACAGGGTGAAGAACAACCTGCAGACCGTCTCTGCCCTGCTGCGACTGCAGACCCGTCGCATCGACAGCCCCGAGGCCAAGAGCGCCCTGACCGAGGCGATGCGCCGAGTCTCGATCATCGCCGTGGTCCATGATGTGCTCAGCCAAGGCGTCGAATCGGAAGTGGACTTCGACGAAGTCGTCGACAAGGGTCTGCGTCTGACACCCGAGCTGACCAGCCCGCTGGTGCACATCGAACTCAAACGATGCGGAAGCTTCGGCACCATCTCCTCCGCCGATGCCACCTCCTTGGCCCTGGCGATCACGGAGCTGATCACGAATGCGATCGAGCACGGATTCCCCACCGAGAACCTCGAAGGCTTGGAACCGGGCGAGACGCTCAACGGCCATGTGTGGGTGACTCCCGAACGCGACGGAGACCATCTGAGCGTGACGATCGCCGATGACGGCATCGGGCTGGGGGAGACGCA